In the Nicotiana tabacum cultivar K326 chromosome 16, ASM71507v2, whole genome shotgun sequence genome, one interval contains:
- the LOC107811142 gene encoding subtilisin-like protease SBT5.4, with protein MITNEDLILHRRSRMLSSKLSNYLTLFLILFCVSLTPALAVKNSYIVYLGEHSHGPGVTSADLHSVVDSHHEFLGSFLGSKEKAKDAIFYSYKRHINGFAAVLEDDQVEEIQRHPSVISIFLNKARKLHTTHSWEFMMLEKNGVVHPSSLWKKARFGQDIIIANLDTGVWPESESFSDEGFGPIPSRWKGICQNDNTTAGFSCNKKLIGARYFNKGYIASGGNVSASMSTVRDNDGHGSHTLSTAAGNIVHGARVLGVANGTAKGGSPHARVAAYKVCWPPVDGAGCMDADILKAFDTAIHDGVDVISVSLGGTPSDYLEDGLAIGSFHAVKNGIVVVASAGNDGPDSGTVTNVAPWIITVAASTLDRNIQNSVQLQNGLLLKGTSLSKPTTPEENFYPLISAAQAKAANASTNDAIRCKKGTLDPKKVKGKILACLRGETALIDKGHQAALAGAVGMILCNNKTTGSEIFAIPHVLPAIHVNYTDGVQVFEYIASSKDPRAYITTPETVLRTKPAPFMASFSSTGPNSVTPQILKPDVTAPGVDIIAAYSEAANPTEEDYDKRKTSFNMISGTSMSCPHVAGVVGLLKSLHPDWSPAAIRSAIMSTARTRDNTGNPMRDETEKDKATQFNYGAGHMRPNRAMNPGLVYDLTVNDYLDFLCSLGYNQKNITKFSGTRSTYQCHKKHGLNLLDFNNPAITIPNISPSAPVTITRTLKNVGSPGVYAANVRLPRRMFSVSVEPSVLMFDHIGQEKSFKLTIEVKDAKAVKDGYVPGELLWTDRLHYVRSPIAVASLSDIKKP; from the exons taAAGAGAAGGCTAAGGATGCCATCTTCTACTCATATAAAAGACACATAAATGGTTTTGCTGCTGTCCTTGAAGATGATCAAGTGGAGGAGATTCAAC GGCATCCGAGTGTGATCTCTATTTTCTTGAATAAAGCTAGAAAACTACACACAACTCATTCATGGGAATTCATGATGCTGGAAAAGAACGGCGTCGTTCATCCAAGTTCGTTGTGGAAGAAGGCTCGATTTGGCCAAGACATTATCATCGCGAATCTTGATACAG GTGTTTGGCCTGAATCAGAGAGCTTTAGTGATGAAGGGTTTGGACCAATTCCTTCAAGATGGAAAGGGATTTGTCAAAATGACAACACCACTGCTGGTTTTTCTTGCAATAA AAAGCTTATTGGAGCAAGGTACTTCAATAAAGGCTACATCGCGAGCGGAGGAAATGTAAGCGCTTCAATGAGCACAGTACGCGACAATGATGGTCATGGCTCTCACACTTTATCAACTGCTGCTGGAAACATAGTCCACGGAGCGAGAGTACTTGGCGTGGCGAATGGGACAGCAAAGGGAGGTTCTCCTCATGCCCGAGTGGCTGCATACAAAGTCTGTTGGCCTCCTGTGGATGGTGCAGGATGTATGGATGCCGACATTCTCAAAGCCTTCGATACAGCCATACACGACGGGGTTGATGTGATATCTGTGTCGCTTGGTGGAACGCCTTCTGATTACTTGGAGGACGGGCTCGCCATTGGTTCGTTCCACGCTGTCAAGAATGGTATAGTTGTGGTTGCATCAGCTGGTAATGATGGACCTGATTCTGGAACTGTTACAAATGTTGCTCCCTGGATTATAACAGTAGCAGCAAGCACCCTGGATCGCAATATACAAAACAGTGTTCAATTGCAGAATGGATTGCTCTTAAAGGGAACAAGCCTTTCGAAACCAACCACGCCCGAAGAAAATTTCTATCCACTAATCAGTGCTGCACAAGCTAAAGCTGCCAATGCCTCGACCAATGATGC GATAAGGTGTAAGAAAGGAACATTGGATCCAAAGAAAGTGAAAGGCAAGATATTAGCCTGCCTCAGAGGAGAAACCGCGTTAATTGATAAAGGACATCAGGCAGCTCTAGCTGGTGCTGTTGGAATGATCCTTTGTAACAATAAGACTACTGGAAGCGAAATTTTCGCCATCCCTCACGTCCTTCCAGCGATACATGTCAATTATACAGATGGCGTTCAAGTCTTTGAATACATCGCTTCTTCTAA AGATCCTCGTGCGTATATCACAACTCCTGAGACAGTGTTGCGCACAAAGCCGGCTCCATTCATGGCTTCATTCTCTTCTACTGGTCCTAATTCTGTAACTCCTCAGATTCTCAAG CCTGATGTTACTGCACCAGGAGTGGATATCATAGCTGCGTACAGTGAAGCAGCAAATCCTACAGAGGAAGACTACGATAAACGTAAGACTAGCTTCAACATGATTTCTGGAACCTCAATGTCTTGCCCCCATGTCGCTGGTGTAGTTGGCCTTCTCAAGAGCCTCCATCCTGATTGGAGTCCCGCCGCCATTAGATCCGCTATTATGAGTACAG CCAGAACAAGAGACAACACTGGTAATCCAATGCGTGATGAAACGGAGAAAGACAAAGCAACACAATTTAATTATGGTGCTGGACACATGCGCCCGAATCGCGCCATGAATCCTGGCTTGGTCTATGACTTGACTGTGAATGACTACTTGGACTTTCTCTGTTCACTTGGTTACAACCAAAAGAACATTACAAAATTTTCAGGAACAAGATCAACTTATCAGTGTCACAAGAAACATGGTCTTAATCTCTTGGATTTCAACAATCCTGCAATAACAATTCCTAATATCTCTCCCTCAGCTCCTGTCACCATCACTCGCACACTCAAAAACGTTGGTAGCCCTGGCGTATACGCTGCCAACGTTCGTCTGCCACGACGAATGTTTTCAGTTTCTGTAGAGCCGAGCGTCTTGATGTTCGATCACATTGGACAAGAGAAGAGCTTCAAGTTGACAATTGAAGTTAAGGATGCTAAGGCAGTAAAAGATGGGTATGTGCCCGGGGAGTTGCTATGGACTGATCGCCTTCATTATGTGAGAAGTCCAATTGCAGTGGCTTCTTTGAGTGACATTAAGAAGCCTTAG